One segment of Eretmochelys imbricata isolate rEreImb1 chromosome 5, rEreImb1.hap1, whole genome shotgun sequence DNA contains the following:
- the S1PR3 gene encoding sphingosine 1-phosphate receptor 3, with product MATVTMPFVATFTTPGNEESDSVIVLHYNYTGKLILREKATDRIGLTTVSFLIICSFIVLENLMVLIAIWKNNKFHNRMYFFIGNLALCDLLAGIVYKVNILMSGKRTLSLSYTIWFIREGSMFVALGASTLSLLAIAIERHLTMIKMRPYDANKKYRVFLLIGTCWLISVSLGALPILGWNCISNLPDCSTILPLYSKKYVVFCISIFIAILVAIVILYARIYILVKSSSRNVTNHSNSERSMALLRTVVIVVGVFIACWSPLFILLLIDVACRVKECAILYKADWFIALAVLNSAMNPIIYTLASKEMRRAFFRLVCGCLVKTNVARSLPIQPTPDQSRSKSSSSNAQKPKDDFPQISVPSSINEKDKSSFQNGNLCK from the coding sequence atgGCGACAGTTACTATGCCATTTGTTGCTACGTTCACCACTCCAGGAAATGAAGAATCTGACTCTGTAATTGTGCTACATTATAATTATACAGGAAAACTTATTCTAAGAGAAAAGGCGACTGATCGCATAGGGTTAACAACTGTTTCATTTCTGATCATATGTAGTTTCATAGTCCTGGAAAACTTGATGGTGTTGATTGCCATATGGAAAAATAACAAATTTCACAACCGTATGTACTTTTTTATTGGCAATCTAGCTCTCTGTGATCTGTTGGCTGGAATTGTTTACAAAGTAAACATTCTTATGTCTGGAAAAAGAACTCTGAGCCTGTCCTACACAATTTGGTTTATTAGGGAAGGAAGTATGTTTGTTGCCCTAGGAGCTTCCACTTTAAGCTTATTAGCCATAGCCATTGAGAGACATTTAACTATGATCAAAATGAGGCCTTATGATGCAAATAAAAAGTACAGGGTCTTCCTTCTTATTGGAACATGTTGGCTTATCTCGGTTTCCCTCGGTGCCTTACCAATCCTTGGCTGGAACTGTATCAGCAATTTACCAGACTGCTCAACAATTTTGCCTCTTTATTCCAAGAAATATGTTGTATTTTGCATAAGTATCTTCATAGCCATTTTGGTGGCAATTGTTATCCTTTATGCACGTATTTACATACTGGTAAAATCCAGTAGCCGTAACGTCACTAATCATAGTAACTCAGAGAGATCTATGGCACTGCTTAGGACAGTTGTTATTGTAGTTGGTGTTTTCATTGCTTGTTGGTCTCCATTATTTATTCTGTTGCTTATAGATGTAGCCTGCAGAGTAAAAGAATGTGCCATTTTATACAAGGCTGACTGGTTCATTGCTTTGGCTGTCCTCAATTCTGCGATGAATCCCATCATCTACACTTTAGCCAGCAAGGAAATGCGTCGGGCTTTCTTTCGCCTTGTTTGTGGCTGTCTAGTGAAGACCAATGTGGCCAGATCTTTGCCTATTCAGCCCACTCCAGATCAAAGCAGAAGTAAGTCTAGCAGCAGCAATGCACAGAAACCAAAGGATGATTTCCCACAGATTAGTGTTCCCTCAAGTATAAATGAAAAAGATAAATCATCATTTCAGAATGGAAACTTGTGCAAATGA